A part of Numenius arquata chromosome 16, bNumArq3.hap1.1, whole genome shotgun sequence genomic DNA contains:
- the LOC141472331 gene encoding dynein light chain 1, cytoplasmic-like isoform X2 translates to MSDRKAVIKNADMSEEMQQDAVECATQALEKYNIEKDIAAHIKKEFDKKYNPTWHCIVGRNFGSYVTHETKHFIYFYLGQVAILLFKSG, encoded by the exons ATGAGTGACCGAAAGGCAGTGATCAAGAATGCGGACATGTCAGAGGAGATGCAGCAAGATGCTGTGGAGTGTGCGACTCAGGCCTTGGAGAAGTACAACATCGAGAAGGACATTGCTGCTCACATAAAGAAG GAGTTTGACAAGAAATACAACCCCACTTGGCACTGCATCGTGGGAAGGAACTTTGGCAGCTACGTGACTCATGAGACCAAACACTTCATCTACTTCTACCTCGGCCAAGTCGCGATTCTCCTTTTCAAGTCTGGTTAG
- the LOC141472331 gene encoding dynein light chain 1, cytoplasmic-like isoform X1, which produces MQAIMSDRKAVIKNADMSEEMQQDAVECATQALEKYNIEKDIAAHIKKEFDKKYNPTWHCIVGRNFGSYVTHETKHFIYFYLGQVAILLFKSG; this is translated from the exons ATGCAGGCAATCATGAGTGACCGAAAGGCAGTGATCAAGAATGCGGACATGTCAGAGGAGATGCAGCAAGATGCTGTGGAGTGTGCGACTCAGGCCTTGGAGAAGTACAACATCGAGAAGGACATTGCTGCTCACATAAAGAAG GAGTTTGACAAGAAATACAACCCCACTTGGCACTGCATCGTGGGAAGGAACTTTGGCAGCTACGTGACTCATGAGACCAAACACTTCATCTACTTCTACCTCGGCCAAGTCGCGATTCTCCTTTTCAAGTCTGGTTAG